A DNA window from Pseudomonas resinovorans NBRC 106553 contains the following coding sequences:
- a CDS encoding ABC transporter ATP-binding protein, translated as MLVFDKVSTFYGKIQALHGVSMDVKKGEIVTLIGANGAGKSTLLMTLCGSPRAASGSIRYEGEELVGKESYDIMRKSIAVVPEGRRVFARLTVEENLAMGGFFTEKGDFQEQMDKVLHLFPRLKERFEQRAGTMSGGEQQMLAIGRALMSKPQLLLLDEPSLGLAPIIIQQIFDIIEQLRKEGVTIFLVEQNANQALKLADRGYVLENGHIVMQGSGDDLLNDPKVRDAYLGG; from the coding sequence ATGCTAGTTTTCGACAAGGTTTCCACCTTCTACGGCAAGATCCAGGCGCTTCACGGCGTCAGCATGGATGTGAAGAAAGGCGAGATCGTCACCCTGATCGGTGCCAACGGCGCCGGCAAGTCGACCCTGCTGATGACCCTCTGCGGCTCGCCCCGCGCGGCCAGCGGCAGCATTCGCTATGAAGGCGAAGAGCTGGTGGGCAAGGAGTCCTACGACATCATGCGCAAGAGCATCGCCGTCGTGCCGGAAGGCCGTCGCGTGTTCGCCCGCCTGACCGTCGAGGAGAACCTGGCCATGGGCGGTTTCTTCACCGAAAAGGGCGACTTCCAGGAGCAGATGGACAAGGTGCTGCACCTGTTCCCGCGCCTGAAGGAACGCTTCGAGCAGCGCGCCGGCACCATGTCCGGCGGCGAACAGCAGATGCTCGCCATCGGCCGCGCGCTGATGAGCAAGCCCCAGCTGCTGCTGCTCGACGAGCCGTCGCTCGGCCTGGCGCCCATCATCATCCAGCAGATCTTCGACATCATCGAACAGCTGCGCAAGGAAGGCGTGACCATCTTCCTGGTGGAACAGAACGCCAACCAGGCGCTCAAGCTGGCTGACCGTGGCTATGTGCTGGAGAACGGCCACATCGTCATGCAAGGCAGCGGCGACGACCTGCTCAACGACCCCAAGGTCCGCGACGCCTACCTCGGCGGTTAA
- the livG gene encoding high-affinity branched-chain amino acid ABC transporter ATP-binding protein LivG, whose protein sequence is MSRPILEVSGLTMRFGGLLAVNGVGLTVQEKQVVSMIGPNGAGKTTVFNCLTGFYQPTSGSIRLDGEQIEALPGHKIARKGVVRTFQNVRLFKEMTAVENLLVAQHRHLNTNFLAGLLKTPGFRKSEREAMDYAAHWLDKVNLTDFANRPAGTLAYGQQRRLEIARCMMTRPRILMLDEPAAGLNPKETDDLKALIAMLRNEHNVTVLLIEHDMKLVMSISDHIYVINQGTPLADGTPEQIRNNPDVIKAYLGES, encoded by the coding sequence ATGAGCCGCCCGATTCTCGAAGTAAGCGGCCTGACCATGCGCTTCGGCGGCCTCCTGGCCGTCAACGGGGTGGGTCTGACCGTACAGGAAAAGCAGGTTGTCTCCATGATCGGCCCGAACGGCGCCGGCAAGACCACCGTGTTCAACTGCCTGACCGGCTTCTACCAGCCGACCTCCGGCAGCATCCGCCTGGATGGCGAGCAGATCGAGGCCCTGCCGGGCCACAAGATCGCGCGCAAGGGCGTGGTTCGGACCTTCCAGAACGTCCGCCTGTTCAAGGAAATGACTGCGGTGGAAAACCTGCTGGTTGCCCAGCACCGCCACCTCAACACCAACTTCCTCGCCGGCCTGCTGAAGACCCCGGGCTTCCGCAAGAGCGAGCGCGAGGCCATGGACTACGCCGCCCACTGGCTGGACAAGGTCAACCTGACCGATTTCGCCAACCGTCCGGCCGGCACCCTGGCCTACGGCCAACAACGCCGCCTGGAAATCGCCCGCTGCATGATGACGCGCCCGCGCATCCTCATGCTCGACGAGCCGGCCGCCGGCCTCAACCCGAAAGAGACCGACGACCTCAAGGCGCTGATCGCCATGCTGCGCAACGAGCACAACGTGACCGTGCTGCTGATCGAGCACGACATGAAGCTGGTGATGAGCATTTCCGACCACATCTACGTGATCAACCAGGGCACCCCCCTGGCCGACGGCACGCCGGAGCAGATCCGCAACAACCCCGACGTGATCAAAGCCTACCTGGGGGAGTCCTGA